The following are encoded in a window of Vicugna pacos chromosome 2, VicPac4, whole genome shotgun sequence genomic DNA:
- the DSPP gene encoding dentin sialophosphoprotein, whose product MKIIIYFCIWVVAWAIPVPQIKPLERHAVNKDVDLNLLAKPKVPIQDELNANDTTKESGVPMYEKEREIQQYTKDGYKGEGNGSEWAEVERSSTQSTVANEEGNTEGLKGGIGKPETYGHDGIHGQEDSATVNGIRGQVSIINSADTANGSDINGIVDKHSENGGVGNASQSEDATVVQEDGPQAAGSNNSTGHEDEINGNFCRNGGDTSAVTPQREGERSGNEETGVTPGGSGIGNREDVGLDNSDGSASGNGADEDEDKGSGDDEGEETGNGGKGTENSKGQEGQPYGKEDDDDNSLGQNSVSSEDGDPGDKKDSHAVDGDNTSKSEEESDHIPEDNGSQRIEGTQKPSHKEIKAVENGITEKLEPPAIGKSQDKGTEVEVPSSGNRNNITKETGKVNEDKESKGQNGMIVGKGNVKTQGEADIMQGLGQKSEPGNKFGPSKTRSDSNSDGYDSNEFDEESMQGDDPNSSDESNGSEDANSEGDNNHSSRGDASYNSDESKDNGSDSDSQGGDDDDHDNTSDANDSDNDDNGNNGGDDNGKSDSSKDKSDDSDSNDSSHSSDSSDSSDKSDSSDSSDSSDSSDSSDSSDSKSDSSDSSDSSDSSDSSDSSDSSDSSDSKSDSSDSSDSSDSSDSKSDSSDSNDSSDSSDSSDSKSDSSDSSDSSDSSDSKSDSSDSSDSSDSKSDSSDSSDSSDSSDSDSKSDSSNSSDGSDSKSDSSDSSDSSDSSDSSDSSDSSDSDSKSDSSDSSDSSDSSDSSDSSDSDSKSDSSDSSNSSDSSDSSDSSDSSDSSDSSDSSDSSDSDNKSDSSDSSDSSDSSDSSDSSDSSDSDSKSDSSDSSNSSDSSDSSDSDSKSDSSDSSDSSDSSDSSDSSDSSDSDSKSDSSDSSDSSDSSDSSDSSDSSDSDSKSDSSDSSDSSDSSDSSDSSDSSDSSDSDSKSDSSDSSNSSDSSDSSNSSDSSDSSDSSDSSDSSDSSDSSDSSDSSDSSDSSDSSDSSDSSDSDSKSDSSDSSNSSDSSDSSDSSDSSDSSDRSDSSDSSDSDSKSDSSDSSNSSDSSDSSDSSDSSDSSDSSDSSDSSDSDSKSDSSDSSDSSDSSDSKSDSSDSSDSSDSSDSSDSDSKSDSSDSNDSSDSDSSDSNSSDSSDGDSKSDSSDSSNSSDSSESSDSSNSNDSDSSDSSDSDSKSDSSDSSDSESDSSDESDSKSKPGNGNNSGSDSDSDSEGSDSNHSTSDD is encoded by the exons GATGAGTTAAATGCCAATGATACCACCAAAGAAAGTGGTGTCCCCAtgtatgaaaaagaaagagaaatacaacAATATACCAAAGATGGTTACAAGGGAGAGGGGAATGGCTCTGAGTGGGCTGAAGTAGAAAGGAGTTCTACACAATCTACAGTAGCAAACGAAGAGGGGAACACTGAGGGTCTGAAAGGGGGCATAGGAAAACCAGAAACATATGGTCATGATGGGATACATGGACAAGAAGATAGCGCCACCGTAAATGGCATCAGGGGGCAAGTAAGCATCATCAACAGTGCTGACACAGCAAATGGGAGCGATATTAATGGAATTGTTGACAAGCATTCAGAAAATGGGGGTGTTGGAAATGCAAGTCAGAGTGAGGATGCCACTGTTGTCCAAGAAGATGGACCTCAAGCAGCTGGAAGCAACAACAGTACAGGTCATGAGGATGAAATAAATGGGAATTTCTGTAGAAATGGGGGTGATACAAGTGCAGTAACAccacagagagaaggagagagaagtgggaaTGAGGAAACAGGGGTCACACCAGGAGGAAGTGGAATTGGCAATAGAGAAGATGTTGGCCTGGATAATTCTGATGGAAGTGCTAGTGGGAATGGAGCAGATGAGGATGAAGACAAGGGCTCTGGTGATGATGAAGGTGAGGAAACAGGGAATGGAGGAAAGGGCACAGAAAACAGCAAGGGCCAGGAGGGTCAGCCTTATGGAAAAGAAGATGATGACGACAATAGCTTAGGTCAAAATTCAGTTAGTAGTGAAGACGGTGACCCTGGGGACAAAAAAGACTCCCATGCTGTTGATGGAGACAACACCTCCAAGAGTGAGGAAGAGTCTGACCATATTCCAGAAGACAATGGTAGTCAAAGAATAGAGGGCACTCAAAAACCCAGTcacaaagaaatcaaagctgtgGAAAATGGAATCACTGAAAAATTAGAGCCACCTGCTATTGGGAAGAGCCAAGATAAG GGAACAGAAGTTGAAGTTCCCAGCAGTGGCAACAGAAACAATATTACCAAAGAAACTGGGAAAGTCAATGAAGACAAAGAGAGTAAAGGCCAAAATGGAATGATTGTGGGCAAAGGAAATGTCAAGACCCAAGGAGAGGCTGACATCATGCAAGGACTTGGCCAGAAATCAGAGCCTGGAAATAAGTTTGGACCCAGCAAAACACGTAGTGACAGTAACAGTGATGGATATGACAGTAACGAGTTTGATGAAGAATCCATGCAAGGAGATGATCCCAACAGCAGCGATGAGTCTAATGGCAGTGAAGATGCCAATTCTGAAGGTGATAATAACCACAGTAGCCGAGGAGATGCTTCTTATAACTCTGATGAATCAAAAGATAATGGCAGTGACAGTGACTCACAAGGAGGAGACGATGATGATCATGATAACACATCAGATGCTAATGATAGTGACAATGATGACAATGGTAACAATGGAGGTGATGACAATGGCAAATCAGACAGCAGCAAAGATAAATCAGATGACAGTGACAGCAATGACAGTAGTCATAGCAGTGACAGCAGCGACAGCAGTGACAAGTCAGACAGTAGTGACAGCAGTGATAgtagtgacagcagtgacagtagtgacagcagtgacagcaAGTCAGACAGTAGCGACAGCAGTGACAgtagtgacagcagtgacagtagtgacagcagtgacagtagtgacagcagtgacagcaAGTCAGACAGTAGCGACAGCAGTGACAgtagtgacagcagtgacagcaAGTCAGACAGTAGCGACAGCAATGACAGCAGTGACAgtagtgacagcagtgacagcaAGTCAGACAgtagtgacagcagtgacagtagtgacagcagtgacagcaAGTCAGACAGTAGCgacagcagtgacagcagtgacagcaAGTCAGACAgtagtgacagcagtgacagtaGTGACAGCAGTGATAGTGACAGTAAGTCAGACAGTAGCAACAGCAGTGACGGCAGTGACAGCAAGTCAgacagcagtgacagcagtgacagtagtgacagcagtgacagcaGCGACAGCAGTGACAGTAGTGATAGTGACAGCAAGTCAgacagcagtgacagcagtgacagtaGTGACAGCAGCGACAGCAGTGACAGTAGTGATAGTGACAGCAAGTCAGACAGCAGTGACAGTAGCAACAGCAGTGATAGCAGTGACAGTAGCgacagcagtgacagcagtgacagtagcgacagcagtgacagcagtgacagtaGTGATAGTGACAACAAGTCAGACAGCAGTGACAGTAGCgacagcagtgacagcagtgacagtaGCGACAGCAGTGACAGTAGTGATAGTGACAGCAAGTCAGACAGCAGTGACAGTAGCAACAGCAGTGATAGCAGTGACAGTAGTGATAGTGACAGCAAGTCAGACAGCAGTGACAGTAGCgacagcagtgacagcagtgacagtaGCGACAGCAGTGACAGTAGTGATAGTGACAGCAAGTCAGACAGCAGTGACAGTAGCgacagcagtgacagcagtgacagtaGCGACAGCAGTGACAGTAGTGATAGTGACAGCAAGTCAGACAGCAGTGACAGTAGCgacagcagtgacagcagtgacagtaGTGACAGCAGCGACAGCAGTGACAGTAGTGATAGTGACAGCAAGTCAGACAGCAGTGACAGTAGCAACAGCAGTGATAGCAGTGACAGTAGCaacagcagtgacagcagtgacagtaGCGACAGCAGTGATAGCAGTGACAGTAGCgacagcagtgacagcagtgacagtaGCGACAGCAGTGATAGCAGTGACAGTAGTGACAGCAGCGACAGCAGTGACAGTAGTGATAGTGACAGCAAGTCAGACAGCAGTGACAGTAGCaacagcagtgacagcagtgacagtaGCGACAGCAGTGATAGCAGTGACAGTAGTGACAGAAGCGACAGCAGTGACAGTAGTGATAGTGACAGCAAGTCAGACAGCAGTGACAGTAGCaacagcagtgacagcagtgacagtaGCGACAGCAGTGATAGCAGTGACAGTAGTGACAGCAGCGACAGCAGTGACAGTAGTGATAGTGACAGCAAGTCAGACAGCAGTGACAGTAGCGACAGCAGTGATAGCAGTGACAGCAAGTCAGACAGTAGCgacagcagtgacagcagtgacagtaGTGACAGTAGTGATAGTGACAGTAAGTCAGACAGTAGTGACAGCAATGACAGTAGTGACAGTGATAGCAGTGACAGCAatagcagtgacagcagtgatggtGACAGTAAGTCAGACAGTAGTGACAGCAGTAATAGCAGTGACAGTAGTGAGAGCAGTGACAGCAGTAACAGCAatgacagtgacagcagtgatagCAGTGATAGTGACAGTAAATCAgacagcagtgacagcagtgacagtgaatcTGACAGTAGTGATGAGAGTGACAGCAAGAGCAAGCCTGGTAATGGCAACaacagtggaagtgacagtgATAGTGACAGTGAAGGCAGTGACAGTAATCACTCAACCAGTGATGATTAG